One genomic region from Amycolatopsis sp. FBCC-B4732 encodes:
- a CDS encoding DUF4333 domain-containing protein — protein sequence MTQPPDPQQPQWWQPQPNQPGQPAQAPAWQPEQQATGLHAGQWQQQNAEPGTGSYTGQWNQGQQPGTSGSFSGPWQPGAPAPWQPPSQPTPQQHPGTPAADRPAQGQPGQQFGGGFQPAQYGGLGAFTPEPAKKPKSKKPLLIAGAAVLVLVVGGGAAWLLGAFRGDVLEQQSLQDGVVKVLNENYGEPDVKNAQCPSNEAARNGTTFDCTVTIGGQEKKVTVRVLNDRPEYEVGAPH from the coding sequence ATGACCCAGCCGCCGGACCCGCAGCAGCCGCAGTGGTGGCAGCCGCAGCCGAACCAGCCTGGTCAGCCCGCTCAGGCGCCCGCTTGGCAGCCGGAGCAGCAGGCGACCGGCCTGCACGCCGGGCAGTGGCAGCAGCAGAACGCCGAGCCGGGCACGGGTTCCTACACGGGCCAGTGGAACCAGGGGCAGCAGCCGGGCACGTCCGGGTCGTTCTCGGGCCCGTGGCAGCCGGGCGCGCCGGCTCCGTGGCAGCCGCCGTCCCAGCCGACGCCGCAGCAGCACCCGGGTACGCCCGCGGCCGACCGGCCGGCGCAGGGCCAGCCCGGGCAGCAGTTCGGCGGCGGGTTCCAGCCGGCGCAGTACGGCGGGCTCGGCGCGTTCACCCCGGAGCCGGCGAAGAAGCCGAAGTCCAAGAAGCCGTTGCTGATCGCGGGCGCGGCGGTTCTGGTGCTCGTAGTCGGCGGCGGAGCGGCGTGGCTGCTCGGCGCGTTCCGCGGCGACGTCCTGGAGCAACAGTCCCTTCAGGACGGTGTCGTCAAGGTCCTCAACGAGAACTACGGCGAGCCGGACGTGAAGAACGCGCAGTGCCCGTCGAACGAAGCGGCCCGGAACGGAACGACCTTCGACTGCACGGTCACGATCGGCGGGCAGGAGAAGAAGGTGACCGTGCGGGTGCTCAACGACCGGCCGGAGTACGAGGTCGGCGCCCCGCACTGA
- a CDS encoding WXG100 family type VII secretion target — MPDGAGIVVNYQTIHTAAEDCSTTGNELQQAFDRLKDDLKPLVTTWTGSAKDQYDQAQRNWDQKFEDLKQVLAQIAAALPQIADGYQSTDKAVEGLF; from the coding sequence ATGCCTGATGGCGCCGGCATTGTCGTCAATTACCAGACCATCCACACGGCCGCCGAGGACTGCAGCACCACCGGCAACGAGCTGCAGCAGGCGTTCGACCGTCTGAAGGACGACCTCAAGCCGCTGGTCACCACCTGGACCGGTTCCGCGAAGGACCAGTACGACCAGGCCCAGCGCAACTGGGACCAGAAGTTCGAGGACCTGAAGCAGGTTCTGGCGCAGATCGCCGCCGCCCTGCCGCAGATCGCCGACGGCTACCAGAGCACGGACAAGGCCGTCGAGGGCCTGTTCTGA
- a CDS encoding WXG100 family type VII secretion target: MSVGFQGTPAQFTEAEGRVTEVRASMDQNLSTLRDRIEATRAGWQGEAQKAFDHVMMRFDEDARGMNQALQKIAELLKEAGSKYERSEQQQQEIMQAVNRGFDRLG, encoded by the coding sequence ATGTCTGTCGGATTCCAGGGAACACCGGCTCAGTTCACCGAGGCCGAAGGCCGCGTCACCGAGGTGCGCGCCAGCATGGACCAGAACCTGTCCACGCTGCGCGACCGCATCGAGGCCACCCGCGCCGGCTGGCAGGGCGAGGCGCAGAAGGCGTTCGACCACGTGATGATGCGGTTCGACGAGGACGCCCGCGGCATGAACCAGGCGCTGCAGAAGATCGCGGAGCTGCTCAAGGAAGCCGGCTCGAAGTACGAGCGCTCCGAGCAGCAGCAGCAGGAGATCATGCAGGCCGTGAACCGCGGCTTCGACCGCCTCGGCTGA
- a CDS encoding type VII secretion-associated protein, with the protein MTVRVAVDFGTSSTCVVASVNGREPQVVVIDGQPLMSSAVFAAADGTLFVGQEAERQAAVDPSRYEPNPKRRIDEGELLLGDSVLRVTDVVHAVLGRAVAEARRLAGDAEIDLLVLTHPADWGAIRTRLLRQAAGGLAREVALVPEPVAAAVYHAATFAPQDVTNDRTVEFSGRPGDALAVLDLGGGTVDVSVVRRLPPENARDRAGRPQRGGFQVLATRGDPGFGGADVDQALLEHVGSLVSAADPDAWRQLVEGRELVDRRRRRVLRQDVRGAKETLSRHAYTDVPMPPPFADAHVTREDLERLIAAPLGRAVELTVAAIGDAGLRPKQLTAIFLVGGSSRIPMISRLVHERTGVVPTSLDQPETVVARGALRAVLVDPDRTGALPGETMARLGAVPGGAHSPAAQRTEVVRPGDVAPRQAPVPPRTAPAAGGFPNRQGPPPSPPHGQPAARPWTPAAGQPAQPGPPPVRPAPEPAAKSKRKLWGVAGIAVVVVAALVVAGILVFKSSGNDAASGRTLSQYDFKFVSPGDWVQTDDRVADRQVVIHPQESRDGNDLLVAQEYVMDYDATADPQKLVDELKRSAEADTERWSAFNPSVSYAGRTVIGYHESKPDRPDLQVDWYVVAKGKVRVHIGCQYATAQLKDRVAVACTQAVSTVEILN; encoded by the coding sequence GTGACGGTCCGGGTTGCGGTGGACTTCGGGACGTCGAGCACCTGCGTCGTCGCCTCCGTGAACGGGCGCGAACCGCAGGTCGTGGTGATCGACGGCCAGCCGCTGATGTCCTCGGCGGTGTTCGCGGCCGCGGACGGCACGCTGTTCGTCGGCCAGGAGGCCGAGCGGCAGGCGGCGGTCGACCCCTCGCGGTACGAGCCGAACCCGAAGCGCCGGATCGACGAGGGCGAGCTGCTCCTCGGCGACAGCGTCCTGCGGGTGACCGACGTCGTGCACGCCGTCCTCGGGCGCGCGGTGGCCGAAGCGCGCCGCCTCGCCGGGGACGCCGAGATCGACCTGCTGGTGCTGACCCACCCGGCGGACTGGGGCGCGATCCGCACCCGGCTGCTGCGGCAGGCGGCGGGCGGGCTGGCGCGCGAGGTCGCGCTGGTGCCCGAGCCGGTCGCCGCGGCGGTGTACCACGCGGCGACGTTCGCGCCGCAGGACGTGACGAACGACCGCACCGTCGAGTTCAGCGGCCGCCCCGGCGACGCGCTCGCGGTGCTGGACCTCGGCGGCGGCACGGTGGACGTCAGCGTGGTCCGGCGGCTGCCGCCGGAAAACGCGCGGGACCGCGCCGGCCGTCCGCAGCGTGGCGGGTTCCAGGTCCTCGCCACCCGGGGCGACCCCGGGTTCGGCGGCGCGGACGTCGACCAGGCGCTGCTGGAGCACGTCGGCTCGCTGGTGTCCGCGGCCGACCCGGACGCGTGGCGCCAGCTCGTGGAAGGGCGGGAGCTGGTCGACCGGCGCCGCCGCCGCGTGCTGCGCCAGGACGTCCGGGGTGCGAAGGAGACGCTCTCGCGGCACGCCTACACGGACGTGCCGATGCCGCCGCCGTTCGCCGACGCCCACGTCACCCGCGAAGACCTGGAGCGGCTGATCGCCGCGCCGCTGGGCCGCGCGGTGGAGCTGACCGTCGCGGCCATCGGCGACGCGGGTCTGCGGCCGAAGCAGCTCACGGCGATCTTCCTGGTCGGCGGCTCGAGCCGGATCCCGATGATCTCCCGGCTGGTGCACGAGCGCACCGGCGTCGTGCCGACGAGCCTCGACCAGCCCGAGACGGTCGTGGCGCGTGGCGCGCTGCGGGCGGTGCTGGTGGACCCGGACCGCACCGGCGCCCTCCCCGGCGAAACCATGGCGCGGCTCGGCGCGGTACCGGGCGGCGCGCACAGCCCGGCGGCGCAGCGCACGGAGGTCGTCCGGCCGGGCGACGTCGCCCCGCGCCAGGCACCGGTCCCGCCGCGCACCGCGCCCGCCGCGGGCGGGTTCCCGAACCGCCAGGGGCCGCCGCCGTCGCCGCCCCACGGCCAGCCCGCGGCCCGCCCGTGGACCCCGGCCGCCGGCCAGCCCGCCCAGCCGGGCCCGCCGCCGGTGCGGCCCGCGCCGGAACCGGCCGCGAAGAGCAAGCGGAAGCTGTGGGGCGTCGCCGGGATCGCGGTGGTCGTCGTGGCCGCGCTCGTCGTCGCCGGCATCCTCGTGTTCAAGAGCTCCGGGAACGACGCCGCGAGCGGGCGCACGCTCTCGCAGTACGACTTCAAGTTCGTCTCGCCGGGGGACTGGGTCCAGACCGACGACCGGGTCGCCGACCGCCAGGTCGTCATCCACCCGCAGGAATCCCGCGACGGCAACGACCTGCTCGTCGCGCAGGAATACGTGATGGACTACGACGCGACCGCCGATCCGCAGAAGCTGGTCGACGAGCTCAAGCGCAGCGCGGAGGCCGACACCGAGCGCTGGAGCGCGTTCAACCCGAGCGTGTCCTACGCCGGCCGGACCGTGATCGGTTACCACGAAAGCAAACCGGACCGGCCGGATCTCCAGGTCGACTGGTACGTGGTCGCGAAGGGCAAGGTGCGGGTGCACATCGGCTGCCAGTACGCCACGGCGCAGCTGAAGGACCGGGTCGCCGTCGCGTGCACGCAAGCCGTGTCCACGGTCGAAATCCTCAACTGA